In Rana temporaria chromosome 3, aRanTem1.1, whole genome shotgun sequence, a single window of DNA contains:
- the SOX15 gene encoding protein SOX-15, producing the protein MESPELYSLKDRGQQAQLGAPHMQHQQERGPQIQAGAPHNQIPQDWCSQLQRRSPQLQSHHETDPYTQPRGHSMHPYQDWGSQQDRGSEQPSHRDRGPQTPPRVTRTQDRGQLFQTLDRGPQMHLESPQSKAYQDWGTQMHIPQERGPYIPSGALHILQSQDKDQQLQKPLERGPYRQQGAPHIQCPQDKDQQLQEPLERGPFLLQGATNNQQPHGEEQQVQKSQEKGPFMQPGAPHAQHPQDKDQQLHKPLERGPFMHMGSPHIQHPQDKDHQLQKPQERGTFMQLGSPHNQHPQDKDQQLQKPQERGSFTQQGSPQIQHSQDKEQQHKPLERGPFMHMGSPHIQYPQDKDQQLQKPLERGPFMQLGSPHNQHPQDKDQQQDTPQERDPQPHSYQGHESKPPPKDKGPQQAKEKPPPKEKSASSGPPIVKRPMNAFMVWSSEERKRVSVQYPKMHNSEISRRLGEVWRGLTEEDRRPFREEAKRLRVQHARDHPGYKYTPRKKKKVEPVNKVPPIPPSPSVPPKPSLEEHEHQPQLQYHHQLQPQPQPQHRALQEEERAYQYNTYQDPYSYVPYPAPIKTEPFYPTVTDVSALYGLGLFEYGERRGIHPQVHYQTVEVESGGSLTSL; encoded by the exons ATGGAGAGTCCTGAGCTGTATTCCCTAAAGGACAGGGGCCAACAGGCCCAACTAGGGGCCCCGCACATGCAGCACCAGCAGgagaggggaccccagatccaGGCAGGGGCCCCGCACAACCAGATCCCTCAGGATTGGTGCTCGCAGCTTCAGAGAAGAAGTCCACAACTCCAAAGCCACCATGAGACTGATCCCTACACACAGCCAAGGGGCCACAGCATGCATCCCTACCAGGACTGGGGCTCTCAGCAAGACAGGGGATCGGAGCAGCCAAGTCACCGGGACAGGGGCCCCCAAACCCCTCCGAGGGTTACCCGTACACAGGATCGAGGACAATTATTCCAGACTCTGGACAGGGGCCCTCAGATGCATCTAGAGTCCCCTCAGAGCAAAGCCTACCAGGACTGGGGGACACAGATGCACATACCACAGGAAAGGGGCCCTTACATACCATCAGGGGCCCTGCACATCCTTCAGTCCCAGGACAAGGACCAACAACTGCAGAAGCCACTGGAAAGGGGGCCCTATAGGCAGCAGGGAGCCCCACACATCCAGTGTCCCCAAGACAAGGACCAACAACTGCAGGAACCGCTGGAAAGGGGtcccttcctattacaaggggccACAAACAATCAGCAGCCTCACGGCGAAGAGCAGCAAGTTCAGAAATCGCAAGAAAAGGGCCCATTTATGCAGCCAGGGGCCCCACACGCTCAACACCCTCAGGACAAGGATCAGCAGCTACATAAACCACTGGAAAGGGGCCCCTTTATGCACATGGGGTCCCCACACATCCAACATCCCCAGGACAAGGACCACCAACTGCAGAAACCACAGGAAAGGGGCACCTTTATGCAACTGGGGTCACCACACAACCAACATCCCCAGGACAAGGACCAGCAACTGCAGAAACCACAGGAAAGGGGCTCCTTTACGCAACAGGGGTCCCCACAAATTCAACATTCCCAGGACAAGGAACAGCAACATAAACCACTGGAAAGGGGCCCCTTTATGCACATGGGGTCCCCACACATCCAATATCCCCAGGACAAGGACCAGCAACTGCAGAAACCACTGGAAAGGGGACCCTTTATGCAACTGGGGTCACCACACAACCAACATCCCCAGGACAAGGACCAGCAACAGGACACACCCCAAGAGAGGGATCCCCAGCCTCATTCTTACCAAGGCCATGAATCCAAGCCCCCCCCAAAGGACAAGGGCCCACAGCAGGCCAAGGAGAAGCCCCCCCCAAAAGAGAAGAGTGCAAGCAGTGGCCCTCCTATAGTGAAGCGCCCCATGAATGCCTTTATGGTGTGGTCCAGTGAAGAAAGGAAGAGGGTGTCCGTCCAGTACCCCAAAATGCACAATTCGGAGATCAGCCGGAGGTTGGGGGAGGTCTGGAGGGGTCTCACCGAGGAGGACCGGCGACCCTTTCGGGAGGAAGCCAAGAGACTGCGGGTCCAGCACGCTCGGGACCACCCAGGGTACAAATACACCCCTcgcaagaagaagaaggtggagccAGTCAACAAGGTTCCCCCTATACCCCCTTCACCATCTGTACCCCCGAAACCATCACTGGAGGAACACGAACACCAACCCCAGCTCCAGTACCATCACCAGCtccaaccccaaccccaacctcaGCATAGAGCCCTGCAAGAGGAGGAGAGGGCATACCAATACAACACCTACCAGGACCCTTACAG TTACGTGCCGTACCCCGCCCCGATCAAGACGGAACCGTTCTACCCCACTGTCACCGACGTTTCCGCGCTCTACGGCCTCGGACTCTTCGAATACGGCGAGCGGAGGGGGATCCATCCTCAGGTTCACTATCAGACGGTGGAGGTGGAGAGCGGAGGGTCCCTCACCAGCCTGTGA